Sequence from the Methylosinus sp. H3A genome:
TGAGGGCGGAATAGGCGTTTTCGAGATCCACCGGGCTCGGCCGTTATGCTGGCGAGGAGAGGAAGGCTTCGAATTCGCCGGCACAGCTGGTAACACCGTGATCTCGGCGGGATGGACGCGCGCCCGCCGATGGTCGGCAACAACAGCCGAAGCGAGTGAAAGAAAAGCTCCCGACTGGACCGCTACGGCGGTCCCCTCCCCGTTCCAATCCGCTCGTCGCTTCAGCGTCTCGACCGACGAGTGCCGTCACACGACGGTCTTTTCTCAATGGCTCGGCGCTATCAATTCCTGAAAGCGCGGGTTGCCAACTCGCGAGTGCGGGCCAGTTTAAAAATCACTTCGCTTTTTCTTTCCGCGGTTTCGGCTGATGAAGGCGACGTTTCACGCCGGGCCGCAGCGCGCTCCGCACGTCCTTGTCGACGATCGGGAGATCGAACCACTCCGGGTCGAAATGCCCGCCGCACCAGGTCAGGGTCTCGCGATATTCCGGGTGCTTACGGTCAGAAATGATCCCGAGGAAATTCTCATAGCCGTATCTCCCGCCGACATCCTCCGGCGGGCGGGCCCGAGCGCCAGCGACGCATGTTGCGTGCCTCGGTGAAACCGGGAGCGTGAGCTTGTCTTCGATCTCGACGGTGTGATCCCAACAGTCTCCAAAGTCGTAACGATAGCCGAAGGCAATTCGGTCTTCGCCGGAAAAGTCCGCCAGCCGCACTTCGCGCTCATTGAACACTCGGGGATCCATATCCGACCAGACGTCGTCTTCGATTTCCAAGTCGCCGTAGCGCAACCCGCCGATCCGAAACTCATGGAGATGGTAGTTCCACCAATTGAAGGCGGCCTGAATCGCGAGATGCAATTGGTGAAGGTTCCACGAAAGCGGAACAATGAGGCGTCGCCAAATCGGCGGCGAGACGCCAGCGATTTCAATTCGAACCTGAGCCGCGTTCAATTCTTCAAAGGGCATGACGAACCCGATCTCGCTGTCGATCGACTCTTACATCGCTCGATGCACGCGTTCTAAAGTCTGCTTTGATACCGCCTTTTGATCGCACGACCAACCGCTCGAGAGGCGCTCAGGCGGTGTTGGACCAGAACGAAGTCTTCTTGCCGTGTTTGCCGTGTATCCGGGCCACGAAGGCTTGGTGGGTCTCGTGCTTTCCGAAGTCGCCGATATTTGCGGCCAACCCGGCGCATTCCAGCAAATGGCGCGCCGCGTGCTTGTAGCGGCTGGTTCGACTTTGATCGAGCGCGAATTCGATCATGGCGCGCAGCGCTAGCGTCGCCGCTAATGCGTGTTTCCCGGCCAGGGCTCCTGCGACCGGCGTCAAAATTTCATAGCGATCTCCGTCGAGATCCTGAGAGCGTTGTAGGACGAGTTTCGCCGCCCGATCGAGCGCCGGCCATGACGCCAGAAACCACAGCGCCTGTTGGAAATTGGCGTGGCTTTCGACGATGTCGAGCGCTCTTGTTTCCGCCTCGATATCATCGAAGTCAGGAAGGCGTTTCAAATGCTCGCGCAAATGCCGCTCTGACAGAAAGCGCTCGAAGCACGACCAACGCGCTGCTTGCGCGTCTTCGCTTCGACCCAGCGCCTCGAGCGCCGCGATGCGCGCGTCTTCCCATTCGAACTCAGGGCGGTCGGCGCGCCCGCGCTCCGCGGCTTCCACCATCTGCAGCGCCTCGTCGGCGCGGCCGGCGGCGGTGAGCCGTCGGGAAATTTCCGCCGCGATCTTCGGAAACTTCGTCGCTCGCTTGTCATATTGCGCAACGAAGGCGTCGACGTCGCCCTGCGCGTCGGCAATGTCGCTCAATGCAAACCGGATGACGCTGGCCCGATGGCGGTTCTGGATCTCGTCTTCGAAGATAGGACCGCTCGCCGACCAGCCGATTTTGCGCCTCTCGTGATCCTCGATCCTTTTTATCGGCTCGTTGGACAGCGAGATGAGATGCTGCTTCAAATGCGCGAGACCGGCGCTGCCGAGCGAACCGCTCAACGTGGCGATGAGATGGTCGTATTGTCCATAGTCGTTGGCGAGCAGCGCCTGATAGGTGCGGTCCGCCAACTCCATTGCGTCACAACGCGCGGTCTCGGCCAAGCGAGCGAGATCCTTTGCGCCTCGGTGGAAAATCCCGATGATCGTTCCGCTACTGTCGTCGCAGCGCGCGAACACCGAAGCGGCGAGACCCGTGAAGCTCCACATGAGATCGAGCGCTTCTTTCGGATCGGCGGGTTCGACGTGATCGACGATTGCGCGTCGCTGCGTTTCCAGGTCGTCGACGAGCGCGCGGCGCTTCTGCCAATCGATGAAGGCGCTGGGCCGGGAAATCGAAGCGAGGCGCTTGCGAATTTCTCGTGCGGCGTCGGACGGACCGCGAGCGCCGGCGAGCGCAAGCCGTAAGCGACGCTTTACCGCGGCATCGCCACTGCTGATTTCCATCAACAATTCGGCGAGCCGCTCCGCGCCGAGCGCTTGGAGGTTTTGGGGGGTGAGTGTGTTTTTCGGCGCCATAACGGAGATTATAGCCGAATTGAATTTCGGGAGGCGTCCAACTGTGACCTGGACGGCGCGGGTGGGACGCCCGCAAAATTGAGGCGTCTTAAAGCCTCAGGCCGACCATTTAAGGCGATGCCGGAGTGCTCAAATACGAAGTCTGGATCATACTGCGCCCATGAGCGCTCAGAATTCCCGTAGGTTCCGGCTTGGTCGCTACGGAGAAGCGACTGTCGGCGGCGAAGTCGTGCGCGCCTTCGTTCCCCCTCCCCTGCC
This genomic interval carries:
- a CDS encoding plasmid pRiA4b ORF-3 family protein, producing MPFEELNAAQVRIEIAGVSPPIWRRLIVPLSWNLHQLHLAIQAAFNWWNYHLHEFRIGGLRYGDLEIEDDVWSDMDPRVFNEREVRLADFSGEDRIAFGYRYDFGDCWDHTVEIEDKLTLPVSPRHATCVAGARARPPEDVGGRYGYENFLGIISDRKHPEYRETLTWCGGHFDPEWFDLPIVDKDVRSALRPGVKRRLHQPKPRKEKAK
- a CDS encoding DUF6880 family protein — its product is MAPKNTLTPQNLQALGAERLAELLMEISSGDAAVKRRLRLALAGARGPSDAAREIRKRLASISRPSAFIDWQKRRALVDDLETQRRAIVDHVEPADPKEALDLMWSFTGLAASVFARCDDSSGTIIGIFHRGAKDLARLAETARCDAMELADRTYQALLANDYGQYDHLIATLSGSLGSAGLAHLKQHLISLSNEPIKRIEDHERRKIGWSASGPIFEDEIQNRHRASVIRFALSDIADAQGDVDAFVAQYDKRATKFPKIAAEISRRLTAAGRADEALQMVEAAERGRADRPEFEWEDARIAALEALGRSEDAQAARWSCFERFLSERHLREHLKRLPDFDDIEAETRALDIVESHANFQQALWFLASWPALDRAAKLVLQRSQDLDGDRYEILTPVAGALAGKHALAATLALRAMIEFALDQSRTSRYKHAARHLLECAGLAANIGDFGKHETHQAFVARIHGKHGKKTSFWSNTA